One window from the genome of Aeromonas sp. FDAARGOS 1405 encodes:
- a CDS encoding carbohydrate porin translates to MMMFKSKLALAVALGLGMSSPLWAAQASIAGESVEARLAALEARVQAAEARAEAAESRASQAEVKASAASEQAQVADNRSQQVDEKTAGAQGFEFHGYARSGLLVNGNGNGGRGGPYITPAGSVGGAVGRLGNEDDTYMEANLLKTQTFEDGSWARYKLMLADGVETSNDWTASDSSLNTRQVFAEIGNLASFDGPFKNAVLWAGKRFDRDNFDIHWLDSDVVFLAGTGGGVYDVQLADSWKANFSLYGRDYGDISASGLSDIESYILTMNNRVGNWQWMVNGLSAKDNDARINDKGAGSEAADKGAHTLLAYHGESFFGLNPGFAKAAVLYGHGLGAEVKGLGSDSELLPDADAVRVAVFGATDLNPRWRFAPALLAEQSQDRYVKGDEYRWLTFNTRVAQVLSQNVELVYEAAWQYMDLDPKGYKGRQAVNGNFTKLTFAPTFKAQTAGFFERPELRVFASWMDWSSELDNYASDDAMGQSNFTAGGEWNFGVQMETWF, encoded by the coding sequence ATGATGATGTTCAAGAGCAAGTTGGCGCTGGCGGTAGCGCTGGGATTGGGGATGAGCAGCCCGCTGTGGGCGGCGCAGGCGAGTATTGCAGGTGAGAGTGTCGAGGCCAGATTGGCGGCGCTGGAGGCGCGGGTACAGGCAGCCGAAGCGAGAGCCGAGGCGGCAGAGAGCCGTGCCAGTCAGGCGGAAGTGAAGGCGAGCGCGGCGAGCGAGCAGGCTCAGGTGGCCGACAACCGCAGCCAGCAGGTGGATGAGAAGACCGCTGGTGCCCAGGGCTTCGAGTTTCACGGCTACGCCCGCTCGGGCCTGTTGGTCAACGGCAATGGCAACGGCGGGCGCGGCGGCCCCTACATCACGCCAGCCGGTTCGGTGGGCGGGGCCGTCGGTCGCCTTGGCAATGAGGATGACACCTATATGGAGGCCAACCTGCTGAAAACCCAGACCTTCGAGGATGGCAGCTGGGCCCGCTACAAGCTGATGCTGGCAGACGGGGTGGAGACCAGCAACGACTGGACCGCCAGCGATTCGAGCCTCAATACCCGTCAGGTGTTTGCCGAGATCGGCAATCTGGCGAGCTTCGACGGCCCCTTCAAGAATGCGGTGCTGTGGGCGGGCAAGCGCTTTGATCGCGACAACTTTGACATCCACTGGCTCGATTCCGACGTGGTGTTCCTGGCCGGTACCGGCGGCGGTGTCTACGACGTGCAACTGGCCGATAGCTGGAAGGCCAACTTCTCTCTCTATGGCCGCGATTACGGCGACATCAGCGCCAGCGGTCTCTCCGATATCGAGAGCTACATCCTCACCATGAACAACCGCGTCGGTAACTGGCAGTGGATGGTGAACGGTCTCTCGGCAAAGGACAATGATGCCCGCATCAATGACAAGGGGGCGGGCAGCGAGGCGGCGGACAAGGGGGCACACACCCTGCTGGCCTACCACGGCGAGAGCTTCTTTGGCCTCAACCCCGGTTTTGCCAAGGCGGCGGTGCTGTACGGTCATGGGCTGGGGGCCGAGGTCAAGGGGCTGGGCTCTGACAGCGAGCTGTTGCCGGACGCCGATGCAGTGCGGGTCGCCGTGTTTGGCGCTACCGATCTTAATCCGCGCTGGCGTTTTGCCCCGGCCCTGCTGGCCGAGCAGAGTCAGGATCGCTACGTGAAAGGGGATGAGTACCGCTGGCTTACCTTCAATACCCGGGTGGCGCAGGTGCTGAGCCAGAACGTCGAGCTGGTCTACGAGGCGGCCTGGCAGTACATGGATCTCGATCCCAAGGGTTACAAGGGACGCCAGGCGGTGAACGGCAACTTCACCAAGCTCACCTTCGCCCCCACCTTCAAGGCGCAGACCGCCGGTTTCTTCGAGCGGCCCGAACTGCGGGTGTTCGCCAGCTGGATGGACTGGTCCTCCGAGCTCGACAACTACGCCAGCGACGATGCCATGGGCCAGAGCAACTTCACCGCCGGTGGCGAGTGGAACTTTGGCGTGCAGATGGAAACCTGGTTCTAG
- a CDS encoding LacI family DNA-binding transcriptional regulator has product MEKKKRITIAQIAELAGVSKATASLVLNGKSAEYRIADDTRKRIQAVAEECHYLPSFHARSLRETRSYTWGLVIPDLTNFGFARIARALEAHCREAGIQLLIACSEDDPALEQRVVDNLISRQVDGLIVASSGHSDDIYARIHDRLPVVQLDRHIGESRLPMVISDACKATAELVQDMTSECGEEIYYFGGLLDLSPSRHRLAGYELGLHRAGFEADAARVRHRDYQPSSGYQLMAELVAELGAPPRGLFTASFTLLEGVLRYLNEAGLMETGMRLCTFDDHDLLDCIPMRIDSVAQDCPALAHAAFELMQQLIAGNPPAQTAQVIAPKVRWRSRR; this is encoded by the coding sequence GTGGAGAAGAAGAAACGGATCACGATTGCCCAGATCGCCGAACTGGCGGGGGTGTCCAAGGCGACCGCCAGTCTGGTGCTCAACGGGAAGAGTGCGGAGTACCGGATTGCCGACGATACCCGCAAGCGCATTCAGGCGGTGGCGGAGGAGTGTCACTACCTGCCGAGCTTTCATGCCCGCTCCCTGCGCGAGACCCGCAGCTACACCTGGGGGTTGGTGATCCCCGATCTCACCAACTTCGGTTTTGCCCGCATCGCCCGCGCCCTTGAGGCCCACTGCCGGGAGGCGGGCATCCAGTTGCTGATCGCCTGCTCCGAAGATGATCCCGCCCTCGAGCAGCGGGTGGTGGACAACCTCATCAGCCGTCAGGTGGATGGGCTGATAGTTGCCTCCAGCGGCCACAGCGATGACATCTATGCCCGCATCCACGACCGCCTGCCGGTGGTGCAGCTCGACCGCCATATTGGCGAGTCGCGCCTGCCCATGGTTATCTCCGATGCCTGCAAGGCGACCGCCGAGCTGGTGCAGGACATGACCAGCGAGTGCGGAGAGGAGATCTACTACTTCGGTGGCCTGCTGGATCTCTCCCCCAGCCGTCACCGGCTGGCGGGCTATGAGCTGGGGCTCCATCGCGCCGGTTTTGAAGCCGATGCCGCCCGGGTGCGCCATCGCGACTACCAGCCGAGCTCCGGTTATCAGCTGATGGCTGAGCTGGTGGCCGAGCTGGGAGCGCCTCCCAGGGGGCTCTTTACCGCCTCCTTTACCCTGCTGGAAGGGGTACTGCGCTACCTCAACGAGGCGGGGCTGATGGAGACGGGCATGCGGCTGTGTACCTTCGATGATCACGACCTGCTCGACTGCATTCCTATGCGCATCGACTCGGTTGCGCAGGATTGTCCGGCGCTGGCCCACGCCGCTTTCGAGCTGATGCAGCAACTGATTGCGGGTAATCCCCCTGCGCAGACTGCCCAGGTGATCGCCCCCAAGGTGCGCTGGCGCAGTCGTCGCTAG
- a CDS encoding sucrose-6-phosphate hydrolase, with product MKESDLLNQIVRSLLAGQLKAAADPHRPRWHLAAPVGLLNDPNGFIEHDGRYHLFYQWNPLGCEHCNKGWGHVTSTDLLHWQHEPVALLPTEAYESHGCYSGSAVSDEQGRLTLIYTGNVKYPDGSRTAYQCLARADGEGGFEKLGPVLDLPEGYSGHVRDPKVWHDGQQWLMVLGARTLDDKGEVLLYRGETLQSWQRVGPIAGSGRGGLGEFGYMWECPDLFPLGECHVLISCPQGIAPAGEDYRNLYQCGWLAGDFDGERFEHGAFHELDRGFEFYAPQTTRDSQGRRLLFGWLGLPEENEMSQPTVTYGWIHQMSCPRELFWQDEWLCQRPVAELAALKGELTRFEGTLGEFPGLAIDSAWLDLELCGEGSLWFGVVAELVWQPGRITLRRQNWQSGAWETRSSPWAGGRITILCDRSSLECFIDEGRHSLSARYFPGEKPQLSSGNGDDGSKICLNHWPLSACLVQ from the coding sequence ATGAAGGAAAGCGATCTTCTCAACCAGATTGTCCGGTCGCTGCTGGCCGGACAGCTCAAGGCGGCGGCCGATCCCCATCGGCCCCGCTGGCATCTGGCAGCCCCGGTGGGGCTGCTCAACGATCCCAACGGCTTTATCGAGCACGACGGGCGCTACCACCTCTTCTACCAGTGGAATCCGCTTGGCTGTGAACACTGCAACAAGGGGTGGGGGCATGTCACCTCCACCGATCTGCTGCATTGGCAGCACGAGCCGGTGGCGCTGTTGCCCACCGAAGCCTATGAGAGCCACGGCTGCTATTCGGGCTCGGCGGTGAGCGACGAGCAGGGGCGTCTGACCCTCATCTATACCGGCAACGTCAAATACCCGGATGGCAGCCGCACCGCCTATCAGTGTCTGGCCCGCGCCGACGGTGAGGGGGGCTTCGAGAAGCTGGGGCCCGTTCTGGATCTGCCCGAAGGCTACAGCGGCCATGTGCGCGACCCCAAGGTGTGGCACGACGGCCAGCAGTGGCTGATGGTACTGGGGGCTCGCACTCTGGATGACAAGGGGGAAGTGCTGCTCTATCGCGGCGAGACCCTGCAAAGCTGGCAGCGGGTGGGCCCCATCGCCGGTAGCGGGCGCGGGGGGCTGGGCGAGTTTGGCTATATGTGGGAGTGCCCTGATCTCTTCCCGCTAGGTGAGTGCCATGTGCTGATCAGCTGCCCGCAGGGGATTGCCCCAGCAGGCGAGGATTATCGCAACCTCTACCAGTGCGGCTGGCTGGCGGGCGATTTTGACGGCGAGCGCTTCGAGCACGGGGCTTTCCACGAGCTGGATCGGGGCTTCGAGTTCTATGCGCCGCAAACTACCCGAGACAGTCAGGGGCGCCGCCTCTTGTTCGGCTGGCTGGGGTTGCCGGAGGAGAACGAGATGAGCCAGCCCACTGTCACTTACGGCTGGATCCACCAGATGAGCTGCCCGCGGGAGCTGTTCTGGCAGGATGAGTGGCTCTGCCAGCGGCCGGTGGCGGAGCTTGCGGCATTGAAGGGAGAGTTGACCCGCTTCGAGGGGACGCTCGGCGAGTTTCCGGGGCTGGCCATCGACTCGGCCTGGCTCGATCTGGAGCTCTGCGGTGAGGGGAGCCTCTGGTTCGGTGTCGTGGCCGAGCTGGTGTGGCAGCCGGGGCGCATCACCTTGCGGCGCCAGAACTGGCAGAGCGGGGCGTGGGAGACCCGCAGCAGCCCATGGGCTGGCGGGCGGATCACCATCCTGTGTGATCGCTCCAGTCTGGAGTGCTTCATCGATGAGGGGCGACACAGCCTGTCGGCGCGCTACTTCCCCGGAGAAAAGCCGCAACTTTCATCAGGTAACGGCGATGATGGCAGCAAAATTTGCCTCAATCACTGGCCGCTGTCGGCGTGCCTAGTACAATAG
- the dnaJ gene encoding molecular chaperone DnaJ: protein MSKRDFYEVLGVSKGADEREIKKAYKRLAMKYHPDRNQGDASAEEKFKEVKEAYEVLTDANLRARYDQYGHAGVDPSQGGGGHGGFGGGADFGDIFGDVFGDIFGGSRGGGRRGPARGADLRYTMELTLEEAVRGVSKEIKVPTLVHCEVCNGSGAHTGSSAQTCPTCHGSGQVQMRQGFFAVQQACPHCHGRGKIIKDPCRKCHGEGRYQRTKTLSVKIPAGVDTGDRIRLSGEGEAGEAGAPAGDLYVQVHVKEHEIFVRDGNNLYCEVPISFTAAALGGEIEVPTLDGRVKLKVTPETQTGKMFRMRGKGVKSVRSGQVGDLMCKVVIETPVNLTEQQKELLRQLDESFSGAAAKTHKPKSEGFFEGVKRFFDDLTK from the coding sequence ATGTCGAAGCGCGATTTCTACGAAGTGCTCGGGGTGTCAAAAGGTGCCGACGAGCGCGAGATCAAGAAGGCGTACAAGCGTCTGGCCATGAAGTATCACCCTGACCGCAATCAGGGCGATGCCAGTGCCGAAGAGAAGTTCAAAGAGGTCAAAGAGGCCTACGAGGTGCTGACTGATGCCAACCTGCGCGCCCGCTACGATCAGTACGGTCATGCCGGTGTGGATCCGAGTCAGGGTGGCGGTGGCCACGGTGGTTTCGGTGGTGGTGCCGACTTTGGTGATATCTTCGGCGATGTGTTCGGTGACATTTTCGGTGGCAGCCGTGGCGGTGGTCGTCGTGGCCCGGCCCGTGGTGCTGACCTGCGCTACACCATGGAGCTGACGCTGGAAGAGGCGGTACGCGGGGTCTCCAAGGAGATCAAGGTGCCGACTCTGGTTCACTGTGAGGTCTGTAACGGCTCCGGCGCCCACACCGGCAGCAGTGCCCAGACCTGCCCGACTTGCCACGGCTCCGGCCAGGTGCAGATGCGTCAGGGCTTCTTCGCGGTGCAGCAGGCCTGTCCGCACTGCCACGGTCGCGGCAAGATCATCAAGGATCCGTGCCGCAAGTGTCACGGTGAAGGTCGCTACCAGCGTACCAAGACCCTGTCGGTGAAAATCCCGGCGGGCGTCGATACCGGCGATCGCATCCGTCTCTCCGGCGAAGGGGAAGCGGGGGAAGCGGGGGCACCGGCAGGGGATCTGTACGTACAGGTGCACGTCAAAGAGCACGAGATCTTCGTGCGTGACGGCAACAACCTCTATTGCGAAGTGCCCATCAGCTTCACCGCAGCGGCTCTGGGTGGCGAGATTGAAGTACCGACCCTGGATGGCCGCGTCAAGCTCAAGGTCACTCCGGAGACCCAGACCGGCAAGATGTTCCGCATGCGCGGCAAGGGCGTGAAGTCAGTACGCTCCGGTCAGGTAGGGGATCTGATGTGCAAGGTGGTGATCGAGACGCCGGTCAACCTCACCGAGCAGCAGAAAGAGCTGCTGCGCCAGCTGGACGAATCCTTCAGCGGTGCCGCTGCCAAGACCCACAAGCCGAAATCGGAAGGCTTCTTCGAAGGGGTGAAACGCTTCTTCGACGATCTGACCAAGTGA
- a CDS encoding MgtC/SapB family protein, translating to MKMWQQLDMISLLDTLASLLLAFVLGSLVGLERQYRQRTAGLRTNVLVAVGAALFVSLAQRIYDLHGGNYNVVHVVAYIVSGIGFLGAGVIMRESGNIRGINTAATLWGVAAVGAACGAGLAMEAILGALFVLAANTLLRPLVNQINRRPVDNLDTEVTYKVTALTPREHQKEVLHWLEEMLEQANYPMSELDIEPFGERDLEISAVLLATSIDGDELDALMVKLGIHPHIKQIFWRASTTD from the coding sequence ATGAAGATGTGGCAACAACTAGACATGATCTCCCTGCTCGACACTCTGGCCAGCCTGCTGCTCGCCTTTGTGCTCGGCAGTCTGGTCGGGCTGGAGCGCCAGTACCGCCAACGTACCGCGGGCCTTCGCACCAACGTGCTGGTCGCCGTGGGGGCAGCCCTGTTCGTCAGCTTGGCCCAGCGAATCTATGACCTGCACGGCGGCAACTACAACGTGGTCCATGTGGTGGCCTATATTGTCTCCGGCATCGGATTTCTCGGCGCCGGTGTCATCATGCGCGAGTCAGGCAATATCCGCGGCATCAACACCGCCGCCACCCTCTGGGGCGTGGCAGCAGTCGGCGCCGCCTGTGGCGCAGGGCTCGCCATGGAAGCAATCCTGGGCGCGTTATTCGTGCTGGCCGCCAACACCCTGCTGCGACCACTGGTCAACCAGATCAACCGTCGCCCGGTAGACAATCTGGATACTGAAGTCACCTACAAGGTGACTGCCCTGACCCCCCGTGAGCATCAAAAGGAGGTGCTGCACTGGCTCGAAGAGATGCTGGAGCAGGCCAACTATCCCATGAGCGAGCTCGACATCGAGCCATTTGGCGAGAGGGATCTGGAGATCTCGGCAGTGCTGCTGGCTACCTCCATCGATGGTGACGAGCTCGACGCCCTGATGGTGAAACTCGGCATTCATCCCCATATCAAGCAGATATTCTGGCGCGCCAGCACCACGGATTGA
- the mgtE gene encoding magnesium transporter: MQYQDIHQQLYVLLQNKDRMGIQSLSLNIHEVDLAQAINRLTDKHIHTFLNLVPALRAARIFRHLPSDIQASLVRSMAKPQLEELCTRLSPDDRADLYNRLPAALRQTLLDAMTDEEREDTQRLASYPENLVGSIMSSDCASLTADITVGEGLQRLRSTAADRESIYTLYVVDEMRRLIGVVSLRELFLADSKTPISAIMQRELVSIQADAPKGEAAEMIARYNLLALPVLNQDQQLLGMVTVDDAMDVAEEEDANRIARFGGTAALGGPELDLRASSTFNMFSTRFFWLAVLTVFGILTSNLVAAQEELISEVLILAAFIAPIIDMGGNSGSQSATLVIRAMGMGQIKLSMRDFFFVLRRDLPVAMALGLGVALLEGVMAFWSKSIGWDIVMIVSLSAMTVTVVGSLLGLVLPFAARKMGTDPATLSSPMLTSIMDLLGVLIYFGFAYAFLGGSLAAA, from the coding sequence ATGCAATACCAAGATATTCACCAACAACTGTATGTACTGCTGCAAAACAAGGATCGTATGGGGATCCAGAGCCTCAGCCTGAATATTCATGAGGTCGATCTGGCACAAGCGATAAACCGCCTGACAGATAAACATATTCATACCTTTCTCAATCTGGTTCCTGCATTGCGTGCCGCACGCATCTTCCGCCATCTGCCCAGCGATATTCAGGCCAGCCTGGTACGTTCCATGGCCAAGCCCCAATTGGAAGAGTTGTGTACCCGCCTATCCCCCGATGACAGAGCCGATCTCTACAATCGTCTGCCCGCAGCCTTGCGCCAGACCCTGCTCGATGCGATGACAGATGAAGAACGTGAGGATACGCAACGGTTGGCCTCTTACCCGGAAAACCTCGTCGGCTCCATCATGAGCTCGGATTGTGCCAGCCTGACGGCTGACATCACTGTGGGAGAGGGGCTGCAACGGCTGCGCAGCACTGCTGCCGACAGGGAGAGCATCTATACCCTGTATGTCGTGGATGAAATGCGCCGCCTCATCGGGGTTGTCTCCCTGCGCGAACTGTTTCTCGCCGACAGCAAAACCCCCATCTCGGCCATTATGCAGCGCGAGCTGGTGAGTATTCAGGCCGATGCCCCCAAAGGCGAAGCCGCGGAGATGATCGCCCGTTACAACCTGCTGGCCCTTCCCGTATTGAATCAGGATCAGCAGTTGCTCGGCATGGTGACCGTGGATGATGCAATGGATGTTGCCGAAGAGGAAGATGCCAACCGGATTGCCCGCTTCGGTGGTACGGCTGCGCTGGGAGGTCCCGAACTTGATCTTCGCGCATCCAGCACCTTTAACATGTTCAGCACCCGATTCTTCTGGCTGGCGGTCTTGACCGTATTCGGCATACTGACCAGCAATCTGGTCGCCGCTCAGGAAGAACTCATCAGCGAAGTACTGATCCTCGCAGCCTTTATTGCCCCTATTATCGACATGGGGGGCAACTCGGGCAGCCAGTCGGCCACCTTGGTGATCCGGGCAATGGGCATGGGTCAGATCAAGCTGAGCATGCGTGACTTCTTTTTCGTGCTGCGGCGCGATCTGCCCGTCGCAATGGCTCTGGGGCTGGGTGTCGCCCTGCTGGAAGGGGTGATGGCATTCTGGAGCAAGAGCATCGGCTGGGACATCGTCATGATTGTCAGCCTCTCTGCCATGACGGTGACTGTGGTTGGCAGCCTGCTTGGTCTGGTCCTGCCGTTTGCCGCACGGAAGATGGGGACTGATCCGGCAACCCTCAGCTCCCCCATGCTCACCTCGATCATGGATCTGCTGGGCGTGCTGATCTATTTTGGTTTCGCCTATGCCTTCCTCGGTGGGTCACTGGCTGCTGCCTGA
- a CDS encoding sucrose-specific PTS transporter subunit IIBC has product MNISAIAKDLVPLLGGKENIVSAAHCATRLRLVLADDSKVNKAAIDKLEGVKGCFSNAGQIQVIFGTGLVNKVYAEFVALTGTGTASKAELTDMAAAKLNVAQRLARTLSNIFVPIIPAIVASGLLMGLLGMVRTYGWVNADSALFVMLDMFSSAAFIILPILIGFTAAREFGGNPYLGATLGGILTHPALTNAWGVAGGFKTMDFFGLDVAMIGYQGTVFPVLLAVWFMSHLEKQLRKRIPDALDLILTPFLTVIITGFVALLFIGPAGRVLGDGISFGLSALYEQAGWLAGLVFGGTYSLIVITGIHHSFHAIEAGLLANPQIGVNFLLPIWAMANVAQGGACLAVYFKTRDVKIKAITVPAAMSCLLGITEAAIFGVNLRYIKPFLAGLFGGACGGAYVVAAKVGMTAVGLTGIPGMAIVQPMSLIHYIIGLVIAFGAAFAASYLLKYKVE; this is encoded by the coding sequence ATGAATATCAGTGCGATAGCCAAGGATCTGGTGCCCCTGCTCGGGGGCAAGGAGAACATCGTCAGCGCTGCCCACTGCGCCACCCGGCTGCGGCTGGTGCTGGCCGATGACAGCAAGGTAAACAAGGCCGCCATCGACAAGCTGGAGGGGGTCAAGGGGTGCTTTAGCAACGCGGGCCAAATTCAGGTGATCTTCGGCACCGGTCTGGTCAACAAGGTCTATGCGGAGTTTGTGGCGCTGACCGGTACCGGCACCGCCAGCAAGGCGGAGCTGACCGACATGGCGGCGGCCAAGCTCAACGTGGCCCAGCGGTTGGCGCGAACCCTCTCCAACATCTTCGTGCCGATCATTCCGGCCATCGTCGCCTCGGGCCTGCTGATGGGGCTGCTCGGCATGGTGCGCACCTACGGTTGGGTCAATGCCGACAGCGCCCTGTTTGTGATGCTCGACATGTTCAGCTCGGCGGCCTTTATCATACTGCCGATCCTCATCGGCTTTACGGCGGCGCGGGAGTTTGGTGGCAATCCGTACCTCGGGGCGACCCTTGGCGGCATCCTCACCCACCCGGCGTTGACCAACGCCTGGGGCGTGGCCGGTGGCTTCAAGACCATGGATTTCTTCGGGCTCGATGTCGCCATGATCGGCTATCAGGGCACCGTCTTCCCGGTGCTCTTGGCGGTCTGGTTTATGTCCCATCTGGAGAAACAGCTGCGCAAGCGCATTCCGGACGCGCTGGATCTGATCCTCACGCCGTTTCTCACCGTCATCATCACCGGTTTCGTGGCGCTGCTCTTTATCGGCCCGGCGGGTCGGGTGCTGGGGGATGGCATCTCGTTCGGTCTGAGTGCCCTCTATGAGCAGGCGGGCTGGTTGGCGGGGCTGGTGTTTGGCGGCACTTACTCGCTTATCGTCATCACCGGCATCCATCACAGCTTCCACGCCATCGAGGCGGGGCTGCTGGCGAATCCGCAAATTGGCGTCAACTTCCTGCTGCCCATCTGGGCCATGGCCAACGTGGCACAGGGTGGGGCTTGCCTCGCGGTCTACTTCAAGACTCGTGATGTGAAGATCAAGGCCATTACCGTGCCGGCTGCCATGTCCTGCCTGCTGGGTATCACGGAAGCGGCCATCTTTGGCGTCAACCTGCGCTATATCAAACCCTTCCTTGCCGGTCTGTTTGGCGGGGCCTGCGGCGGCGCCTACGTGGTGGCGGCCAAGGTGGGGATGACGGCGGTGGGGCTGACCGGTATTCCCGGCATGGCCATCGTCCAGCCCATGAGCCTTATTCACTACATCATCGGGCTGGTGATCGCCTTTGGCGCCGCCTTCGCCGCTTCCTACCTGCTCAAGTACAAGGTGGAGTGA
- a CDS encoding aminoimidazole riboside kinase, whose translation MQQWSSKVTNRVWVMGDAVVDLIPEGALHYLKCPGGAPANVAVGMARLGGDAAFIGRVGSDPFGRFMAETLSGEGVDIGTLRFDPDHRTSTVLVELDDEGERSFTFMVRPSADQFLTPNELPRFDAGQWLLTCSIALANEPVRTSCLQAMAAIKAAGGRVCFDPNLRPEVWGNPAEMLPLVRQAIAQADVVKLSIEELQLLSGEDELVAGLATLSGPALVLVTRGAAGVVARLGGELLEWVGQKVTPLDTTGAGDAFVAGLLAALAGRSSLPTLAELPVILAQAHGCGALATTAKGAMTALPTRSELDAFLRSDTSGC comes from the coding sequence ATGCAGCAGTGGAGTAGCAAGGTGACGAATCGTGTGTGGGTAATGGGGGATGCGGTGGTGGACTTGATCCCGGAAGGGGCGTTGCACTACCTCAAGTGTCCGGGTGGCGCGCCCGCCAATGTGGCGGTTGGCATGGCACGGCTGGGTGGCGATGCGGCCTTTATCGGCCGGGTCGGATCCGATCCGTTCGGCCGCTTTATGGCCGAGACCCTGAGCGGGGAGGGGGTGGATATCGGTACGCTGCGGTTCGATCCAGACCATCGCACCTCTACCGTGCTGGTAGAACTGGATGACGAGGGGGAGCGCAGCTTCACCTTTATGGTGCGTCCCAGCGCCGACCAGTTCCTCACCCCAAATGAGTTGCCCCGCTTCGACGCCGGTCAGTGGCTGCTCACCTGCTCCATCGCGCTCGCCAACGAGCCGGTGCGCACCAGCTGCCTGCAGGCCATGGCGGCTATCAAGGCGGCAGGCGGGCGGGTCTGTTTCGACCCCAACCTGCGCCCCGAGGTGTGGGGCAACCCCGCCGAGATGCTGCCGCTGGTGCGTCAGGCAATTGCACAGGCGGATGTGGTCAAGCTCTCCATTGAGGAGCTGCAACTGCTGAGTGGCGAGGATGAACTGGTCGCCGGGCTTGCAACTCTCTCTGGCCCGGCGCTGGTGCTGGTGACCCGGGGCGCGGCCGGGGTGGTGGCGCGTCTGGGTGGCGAGCTGTTGGAGTGGGTGGGGCAGAAAGTGACCCCGCTCGACACCACGGGGGCGGGGGATGCCTTCGTCGCCGGTCTGCTGGCGGCGCTGGCCGGGCGCTCGTCGCTGCCGACGCTGGCCGAGCTACCCGTCATCCTGGCTCAGGCCCACGGCTGTGGGGCGCTCGCTACCACCGCCAAGGGGGCGATGACGGCGCTGCCGACCCGCTCCGAACTGGATGCCTTTTTGCGATCAGACACAAGCGGCTGTTGA